TTCCCACTAATTTATCATTGATAAATGCACCAAGAAAAATACCGCCTGGCTTAAAATAGAAATTCTCAATATCCAATAAATCGGGTTGATCTTCTAAAGTCACAGGAACATTAAATTCTTTTTGCTGAATGTTTAAGATTAAATCTACAATCTCTTTTTCGTACTCGTTTTGTATAGGTTGAATTTGCATTTTATTTCTAATAATTAAATATGAGTACAAAACTACGTAGTTAACTACATATACACAAACAAAAAACTGCTGAAGACAGCAGTTTTAAGTGTTTTTTATGATTTTTAGAATGATTGATTAAATTGAAAGGACGCACAACTATGTGTTTTGTTGAAAGTGAAACGCCTTTTAAAAGCTATGAAAATCTATGCTTCTATGTGTTTAAAAAAAGATTATTCTTTAACCAAAACAATAACAGCCTTATAACCCGTTCCAACATTCCATTCGCTTGACGAAATAACATTTCCTTTGTCATCATAAACCTTAAATTCGGCTGTGTTTGGAGAAGCAAAACCTTCGTTTAACGCTTCAATATCAATCTTGTTGATTCCTTTTTCGAGATTTATTTTCACGCTTTTAAAGTCACCAGTTAGAAAAACTTCAGGTTCAATTACTTTATCATTTAAATATACTTTTACTTTATCGCCATCAACAAAAGCAGCATCACGATACATAATAGTAGAAGTAACCGCAGTAGTGTTGAAGTTTCCTAAAAACTGGTTTCTTCTGTAAAAAATGCCTTCAACATTTGCTTCCTGTTTGTATCTATTGGTGTCTTTAAAAAGATCATCCGGATTCACCTGCAACGGTACTGGTTTTTCTACAGGTGCCGGCGGATTTTCTTTCGGAGCTGTTTCTTTAGGTGGCACAACTTCTTTTTTTTCAGCATCTTTTGGTGGAATGGCTTTGAATTTATTGTTTAATTCCTGAGCGTAAATCTGCGCTGAGAAACAAGTAATGGCAGTTATCAAAAATATTTTTTTCATGTTTTATATTATTAATCTAGGGATATTGATTTTTAAAAAGATTAGACTTATTCGATCTTTATATATAAACATTTTATAAAAGCAATTATTGCCTTCTTAAGTATTTTTTGTCTAAAAATTAACGTATTTGATTGGTTTTTGTAAATTGATTTTTTGTTTTTAAAATAATGATTTTCAATGTTTTATATTTATATTTGAATAGATAAAAAACAAATTGTTATGAAATTGAGTGTTACCTTTTTTCTTCTGGCAATTGGCATGTTTGCTCAGGAAAGCAGAATCAATACTAATCTTCGTAAAAAGATTGAAGATTATAATACTTCTTTTGCCGCTTCTTTCATTAACGGAAAAACAGAAGATTTGTTAAAAGCATATACAGACGAATCGATTTTGATGCCGGAACACAGCAGGCAGAGAATCGGTAAAAAAGAGATTGTCGATTTCTATAAACAATGGAAAACCCAAGCCGTTATTACTTCCTATCAAAAAGAAATTATTGACCTGCAAGATTTTGGAAATTACATTCTTGAAATTGGAACTTTTAATGAAGACCTCAATGTTAAAGAACAAGAGCCTTATAACTATTCTGGAAAATATATGGTTTTGTGGAAGAAATCTTCCATGACAATTGCTTCGGAAATATGGGGATCCAACACTTATTTTGACGATAAACTGATTCCGGAAATTGATGATAGTGCCGTTTCTCCAACTCAGGAAGATACGGCTTCGGATAAGCTTACACTGGAAGTAAAAGAACGAAATAATAAGATTAAAGAATTGGTTCAAAAAAGGCTAGGAGAGGAGCATGCTAAAATGTTCCTGCCAAATGCGATGTATTTAACGTATTATACGCCAATCCTTTCAGGAGAAAAAGAGATAACGCCTTATTTTACAGAACATGAAAAGCCTGGAACTTTAGTCATTGAACAGATTTCAATTAAAACATCAGGAATTATTTTTGCACAAAAAGCAATTGTAGAATTCGGTTTTTACAGCGTAGATTGGAAAGATGGTGACAGCAAAGGCAACGTAAAAGGAAAAAGCGTGAATGTCTGGCAAAAGAATGATAGTGGAGAATTAATGCTTTTTAGACAAATGGTAAATCATGATTAAAGTAAACCACTCTTGCAAGAGTGGTTTTATTTTACTTTAAATTATTGTCAACAAAAGTCTTGCAATATTCTTTTATAAGATTTCTCACGTTTCTAAATTGTTCTTTTATTTCAGAATCTGTTCCTGTTGCTTTGGTAGGATCGGGAAAATTGTAATGAAATTTTTGTGCCTTAGTTGGAAAAAACGGACATCTTTCTTTGGCATTGTCACAAACAGTAATAACATAATCAAAATCAATATTATAGTATTCGTCAATGTTATTTGAAGTGTGATTCGAAATGTCAATTCCATCTTCTTTCATAATAGAAATGGCTTTCGGATTTACGCCGTGTGTTTCTACGCCAGCGCTGTAAACCAACGCTTTATTGCCTGCAAAATCCCTCATATAGCCTTCTGCAATCTGGCTTCTGCAACTATTTCCGGTACACAATATTAGTATTTTCTTTTCCATAATTTAAACGAACAGCCAAATGATATTGATGATGCAGAATTTTGGATCGAATCCAAAAATAAGCTGTAACAACATAACAGAGCTGGTAATAATAATTGGTTTTTTATATTGAATAATTTTGGCTTTCATTGCTTAACAGCATCCTGAATCTGGCGTACAACAAGAAGCGTTATCCTGTAATCCTCTTAGGGCTATTTTTTGTTTTTCAGCTGGAATCCCGCACGAATCCTGAGCTAAACAAGCTGTTGTTTTGTTTTTAAGAACAAAGTTTTTTCCGTTAAAATCCAAATCATATTTCCCGATGGTTTGGTTTTGGTATTCTACTTCAATTTCAAGATTTTTAATACCCAGTTTATCTTCAGAAAGCTGAATAATATGCAATAATTTGTTTGGTTTTAAGCGATGTTCAAAATCGTCAGCATTCCAAAGCTGAAAATTTACAACTTCTTCATTTCTAATGACACCACCGCAATCAATAAAATTTTTAGTAATCATTCCGACTTCCGTTACATGGAAATGTTCGGGAACAAAAGTTCCGTTTTCCAATTGAAATTCAACATTTTCTAATGTGGGTAAAATTTCTTTAATTTCTGATAGTTTCATATTATTTATATTTGTTAATTGCAATATTACGATATATGTTTTCAAAAAAAATGCCTTAACAGCATTCTGATTTTGAAAGAGTTTGAGTGATGTTTAAAAAATAAGCATTTAGAATTTCTATTGCTTTTTCATCAATACAGTAACATATAGAGTTTCCTGAGATGTTGCCTTTGATGATTCCGGCATTTTTAAGTTCTTTTAAATGTTGAGAAACGGTTGGCTGTGCTAGTGGAAGCTCATTTACAATATCACCGCAAATGCATTCATTTACTTTAAGTAAGTATTCTAAAATAGCAATCCTTGCAGGATGTCCCAATGCTTTTGCAATAGTTGCAATTTGGTTTTGTGCATCAGTAAAATGTTCTGTTTTAGTTGCTCCCATTTTTTTTATAAATTTAATATTGCAATATTACGATATAAAGATTTGACGGCAAAAGAAATTCTGATTTTTTTTATATTTCAATTATTTTTAGCTTAAAAGTAATTAAGAATATTCTTATCAATTAGAGTGAAGTATTTATATTTACTTAAGATTTTAAATACTTGACCACAAAAGTTTTAAAATAAACTAACTAACCAAACCAACACAAAACAAGATGTCTAAACTAAAAAATGCTCTTTTATTTTTACTGATTTCTATAGCTTCATTTGCACAGCAGATTACCATTAAATATGTCGGAAATAAAGAAACTGTTATAAATCTAACCTCACAGTCAAGAGAAAATATTTATGACCGCGCAGTTCTGAATACAAACAATCGGGAGTTAAAAGTGGATAATAATTCGACTATATCTTGTAACGACATAAATAGAGCAACTTCTATCTATGCTCTGCCAAATGAAACCATAGAATTTGATCTCGACGATAAAGGATTGATTCATTATTATTGTAATGAAAATCCAATCCGTAAATCTGAATCGGAATTTTTAAATGAATCTTTTACAAAATACGGTTCAACTAAAAATCTTCCAAGTTACAATCAATTAAAAATTATTATGGCATCTGCCAAACTCAATTCTTATTTTGATAAAGATTACATTAAGCAGAAAGAGTTATTAGAAACGTATTATAAAGAGAATAAACTTTCGAAAGAGTTTTACGAATATTTTACTACTATGTATTGGAGTTTGACTTTATACAATGCTCTAGAAGCTCAACCTTTAAATCCAACCACATTTACCGCAATAGAAGAGAGTTTTGATCAGGCTGATGTTTTGCTTGATGTGCAGGCTTACAGAGAACTTGTTGAGAATTATGTCAAAAAACGAATGAACTTTTTAGGTTTAAAAAAGACTCTTCCTAATGTATTGAACTTTATTTCTGTAAATTTTAAAAATCAGGCTATTATTGATTATTTATTGTACATCAATATGTATTATCCTGTAAACAATAGAGACCAAAAAGTTGTTTTTGATGCAAAAGCACTCGAAATATTTAGAAACAACTGTAAAAATCAAGCTTTTATTTCCAATATAGAAGAGGAGTTAAAACCAACTGCAACACCTTTATTTTTAAAAGATATAGTGAAAAAACACGAAGGAAAATTGGTTTTGATCGATTTCTGGGCTTCATGGTGTATGCCTTGCCGAGAGGAACTTCCGAGTGAAAAGAAACTGATGGAAAAGTATAAAGACGTAGCTTTTGTATTTATTTCTATTGATAAAAGTGCAACGTCATGGAAAAAAGCAATGTTACAGCACAAAGATATTTTGAATACGGAAAACAGTCTTCTTATTGCAAAATCTGAAAAAGATGAATTGCTGAAACAAATAAATGTAACTACAATTCCACGTTACGTATTACTGGGGAAAGATGGGAAAATTATTCATAAAGACGCGCCAAGACCTTCTACGCCTGAAATTGAAACTTTGATTGAGAAGTATTTATGATGTTATAAAGTCTTTCTCATTCGTACCGATAAACTTTTTATTTTGTAAAAAAGTTCTTTCGAATTTGCAGACCCATTATATGCGCCCTATATTTGCGTCTGATTTTGGTCTGTTTTTTCATCAGAAAAAATAGTTAAAAGGGAATCAGGTGCAAATCCTGAACAGACCCGCTACTGTAAGTTCTACATAAAGTCTTTGAACATTACTAATGCCATTGTCCCGTCTTGCGGGGTGAGAAGGCCGTTTAAAGAAAGAATAAGTCAGGAGACCTGCCACGATCACATAGTTTAAAACTTTCGTGGTATGAAGTTGATGACAAAGATAATGACTAGCTGTTTTACAGCGGGGTCAATTCTACGTTTGTATAAGCATCACAGAAAGTTGATTTAATTCAATTGTGATGTATAATTTGAAAAAAACTTTACTTACCGTTTTTATTTTAGGTCTTCCTTTTTGGCTTCATGCACAAACGGAGAAAGATAGTTCGCGTGTTTTAAAAGAAGTTATTTTAAAAGGAAAACCATATCAGGAAGTGATTCCTGTGCAAAGTCTCTCGGGCGTTCTGCTCGAAAAAATGGCGAGTCATAATGTGGCCGATGCGCTTCGTTATTTTGCCGGAACTCAAATTAAAGATTATGGCGGAGTTGGCGGACTAAAAACTGTTGATGTCCGCAATATGGGAACACATCATGTTGGTGTTTTTTACGACGGAATCCAGCTTGGAAATGCCCAAAACGGTGTTACAGATCTCGGAAAATATTCTCTTGACGATATGGAATCGCTTACCATGTATAATGGACAAAAAAGTGAAATTTTCCAGTCGGCTAAGGATTTTGCTTCGGCTTCAGCCATTTATTTAAAAACGAAACGTCCTGTTTTTGTTGGCGATAAAAAGACAAATTTATTGGTTCGGTATAAAACGATGTCCATCAATTATCATGATCCGAGTTTTAGATGGGAGCAGAAACTGAGCGACAAAGTCAGTATGAGTGTCAGTTCAGAATACATTAAATCTAACGGGCAGTATAAATTTAGATATAAAAGAAAAAATCTGGACGGAACTACTGCTTATGATACCACAGCCACGAGATGGAACAGCGATATTGAAGCGTTCCGATTTGAATCGGGTCTTTACGGAAAAATAAACAAAGGTTCCTGGGATGCCAAAGTGTATTATTATGATTCTGAAAGAGGTGCGCCCGGAGCTATTGTAGAAAACAAATTCAGAGACGGATTCCGACA
This portion of the Flavobacterium panacagri genome encodes:
- a CDS encoding YybH family protein, with the translated sequence MKLSVTFFLLAIGMFAQESRINTNLRKKIEDYNTSFAASFINGKTEDLLKAYTDESILMPEHSRQRIGKKEIVDFYKQWKTQAVITSYQKEIIDLQDFGNYILEIGTFNEDLNVKEQEPYNYSGKYMVLWKKSSMTIASEIWGSNTYFDDKLIPEIDDSAVSPTQEDTASDKLTLEVKERNNKIKELVQKRLGEEHAKMFLPNAMYLTYYTPILSGEKEITPYFTEHEKPGTLVIEQISIKTSGIIFAQKAIVEFGFYSVDWKDGDSKGNVKGKSVNVWQKNDSGELMLFRQMVNHD
- a CDS encoding arsenate reductase ArsC, whose amino-acid sequence is MEKKILILCTGNSCRSQIAEGYMRDFAGNKALVYSAGVETHGVNPKAISIMKEDGIDISNHTSNNIDEYYNIDFDYVITVCDNAKERCPFFPTKAQKFHYNFPDPTKATGTDSEIKEQFRNVRNLIKEYCKTFVDNNLK
- a CDS encoding DUF6428 family protein — protein: MKLSEIKEILPTLENVEFQLENGTFVPEHFHVTEVGMITKNFIDCGGVIRNEEVVNFQLWNADDFEHRLKPNKLLHIIQLSEDKLGIKNLEIEVEYQNQTIGKYDLDFNGKNFVLKNKTTACLAQDSCGIPAEKQKIALRGLQDNASCCTPDSGCC
- a CDS encoding ArsR/SmtB family transcription factor — translated: MGATKTEHFTDAQNQIATIAKALGHPARIAILEYLLKVNECICGDIVNELPLAQPTVSQHLKELKNAGIIKGNISGNSICYCIDEKAIEILNAYFLNITQTLSKSECC
- a CDS encoding thioredoxin-like domain-containing protein, with protein sequence MSKLKNALLFLLISIASFAQQITIKYVGNKETVINLTSQSRENIYDRAVLNTNNRELKVDNNSTISCNDINRATSIYALPNETIEFDLDDKGLIHYYCNENPIRKSESEFLNESFTKYGSTKNLPSYNQLKIIMASAKLNSYFDKDYIKQKELLETYYKENKLSKEFYEYFTTMYWSLTLYNALEAQPLNPTTFTAIEESFDQADVLLDVQAYRELVENYVKKRMNFLGLKKTLPNVLNFISVNFKNQAIIDYLLYINMYYPVNNRDQKVVFDAKALEIFRNNCKNQAFISNIEEELKPTATPLFLKDIVKKHEGKLVLIDFWASWCMPCREELPSEKKLMEKYKDVAFVFISIDKSATSWKKAMLQHKDILNTENSLLIAKSEKDELLKQINVTTIPRYVLLGKDGKIIHKDAPRPSTPEIETLIEKYL